The stretch of DNA AGCTTTCTCCGAGAATTAGCAGGATCGATGACTTCATCGATAAATCCGCGGCCGGCGGCGCGGTAAGGGTGGGCAAATTTTTCTTTGTATTCTGCCTCCTTTTCTGCAAGTTTGGCATCGGGGTCCGAGGCTTCAGAGATTTCCTTCTTGAAGATAATCTCTGAAGCACCTTTGGCGCCCATTACGGCAATTTCGGCGCTTGGCCAGGCGAAGTTGAGGTCTGCGCCAATGTGCTTGGAGTTCATGACATCATAAGCGCCGCCATAGGCCTTTCGGGTAATGAGGGTTACCCTCGGCACGGTGGCTTCACTAAAGGCATATAGCAATTTTGCACCGTTGGCAATAATGCCATTCCATTCTTGGTCGGTGCCAGGTAGGAACCCGGGGACATCCACCAGCACCAAAAGGGGAATGTTAAAACAGTCGCAGAAGCGGACAAAGCGCGCGCCCTTCTTGGAGCTATCCACATCCAGTACACCGGCCAGGGTGATAGGCTGGTTTCCTACTATCCCAATGCTTCTGCCACCGAGTCGAGCAAATCCGACGATAATGTTTTCGGCATATTGCTCATGAATTTCCAGAAAGGAGTCTTCGTCTACTATTCCAGTCACCACCTCCCTCATATCATAGGGCTGTTGTGGATTTTCTGGAATAATATCGTTTAATGCTTCCCGGTGTTCTTCCCCTAGCCTTGTCTCCAGGTGGAGCGGCCTTTCCTCACAGTTTTGTGGCAAATAGCTCAACAAGCGCTTTATTTTTTCAATGCAATCCAAATCATGAACGGCCGTTAGATGGGTAACACCTGATTTGGTCGCATGGGTATTTGCCCCGCCCAGTTCTTCGGCGGTGACCGTTTCATTGGTAACCGTTTTCACCACATTTGGGCCGGTGACAAACATGTAGGAAGTAAACTCCACCATGATGGTGAAATCAGTTATTGCCGGAGAGTAAACGGCACCGCCCGCACAAGGTCCCATAATAGCTGAGATTTGAGGGATTACCCCTGAAGCCATTACGTTACGGTAAAAAATATCGGCATACCCACCCAGTGAATTTACGCCTTCCTGTATTCGCGCCCCGCCCGAGTCATTTAGGCCAATCAAAGGGGCACCATTCTGAACTGCCAGGTCCATGATCTTACAAATCTTCTCGGCATGGGTTTCGGATAAACTTCCACCAAAAACGGTGAAGTCTTGTGCAAAAACGTATACTAATCGACCATTAATGGTTCCGTAACCTGTCACTACGCCATCTCCTAAAAAGACCTGATCCTCCATCTCAAAATCCGTGGAACGATGGGTAACCAACATCCCGATCTCTTCAAAAGAGCCTTCATCCATCAAGAAGTGGATGCGTTCCCTTGCTGTTAATTTGCCTTTATGGTGTTGACTTTCAATCCGTT from Saprospiraceae bacterium encodes:
- a CDS encoding acyl-CoA carboxylase subunit beta, whose amino-acid sequence is MKNKLEYLASLKALAQEGGGEKRIESQHHKGKLTARERIHFLMDEGSFEEIGMLVTHRSTDFEMEDQVFLGDGVVTGYGTINGRLVYVFAQDFTVFGGSLSETHAEKICKIMDLAVQNGAPLIGLNDSGGARIQEGVNSLGGYADIFYRNVMASGVIPQISAIMGPCAGGAVYSPAITDFTIMVEFTSYMFVTGPNVVKTVTNETVTAEELGGANTHATKSGVTHLTAVHDLDCIEKIKRLLSYLPQNCEERPLHLETRLGEEHREALNDIIPENPQQPYDMREVVTGIVDEDSFLEIHEQYAENIIVGFARLGGRSIGIVGNQPITLAGVLDVDSSKKGARFVRFCDCFNIPLLVLVDVPGFLPGTDQEWNGIIANGAKLLYAFSEATVPRVTLITRKAYGGAYDVMNSKHIGADLNFAWPSAEIAVMGAKGASEIIFKKEISEASDPDAKLAEKEAEYKEKFAHPYRAAGRGFIDEVIDPANSRRKLIKAFAMLENKVVKLPKKKHGNIPL